In Nostoc sp. GT001, a genomic segment contains:
- the hepC gene encoding heterocyst development glycosyltransferase HepC translates to MTTSIIPTLENLYDVTQSQQDNHGYCTLLWRRGKLLVKPLGGVKQPYLASLDNKRSLVECLQHSPVSLVSIDPKLGETLLKFWADACEAAQKPIFLSIPASKKLPNQPFRQLQRVIDWIAASVLLLLVSPVMLGLIVLMQVYSPGPLFCHEWRVGERGKLFQAISFCTHNDTPLGRWMGKYNLDNLPQLFNVLRGDMSLTGSRCWTLEDAVQLNKLPEITASWEVEAQSHLLHLDSQTL, encoded by the coding sequence ATGACAACTTCAATAATTCCAACTTTAGAGAATTTATATGATGTAACCCAGTCACAGCAAGATAATCATGGGTACTGTACACTCCTGTGGCGACGGGGTAAGCTGTTGGTGAAGCCGCTTGGAGGAGTGAAACAACCATATCTGGCTTCATTAGATAATAAGCGATCGCTAGTAGAATGCTTACAACATTCTCCAGTAAGTTTGGTCAGCATAGATCCAAAATTGGGTGAGACTTTGCTCAAATTTTGGGCAGATGCATGTGAAGCAGCTCAAAAACCAATATTCTTAAGCATACCCGCTAGCAAAAAACTTCCTAACCAACCCTTTAGACAGTTGCAGCGAGTAATTGATTGGATTGCTGCTTCCGTATTACTGCTATTAGTAAGTCCAGTTATGTTGGGATTGATTGTATTAATGCAGGTTTACTCGCCAGGACCACTTTTTTGTCATGAATGGCGTGTTGGGGAACGGGGTAAACTCTTTCAAGCGATCAGCTTTTGCACCCACAATGACACACCGCTAGGGCGTTGGATGGGTAAATACAATCTCGACAATCTGCCACAGTTATTTAACGTGCTACGGGGTGATATGAGTTTAACCGGATCTCGTTGTTGGACTTTGGAAGATGCAGTACAGCTAAATAAATTACCAGAAATTACAGCTTCCTGGGAAGTAGAGGCACAGTCTCATCTATTACATCTGGATAGCCAAACTCTGTAA
- the hepA gene encoding heterocyst formation ABC transporter subunit HepA, protein MNFQFLQPLNNLLKASSFWQDNYLILREFKHFRKIAILALVFSILAATFEGVSIGFLLSFLQSLTSPNAQPVQTGIEWFDLWILGAKTSAINRLYRVSLLILLSTWLRATFNYFSQVYTELSQLHLADRLRKQIFEQLQSLSLSYFSKTRSGELINTITTEIERIRQGFSGGAFLVTRGLTTFVYLISMFLISWQLTIISALLFTLLGVGLSNLNARVRESSFGMTTANANFTSTAIEFINGIRTVHSCGTQEFERQRYYKASDKVISSTTKVVFTWTLVKPIAEAVATTVLIGMIILAFTSLVTNGTLQVASLLTFFFVLFRFIPFVQDINGTRAYLSTLHGSADNIKNLLKSDEKYYFQNGRVQFKGLNRSIDLVSVDFGYDDENLVLHNITLTIEKGKMTALVGSSGAGKTTLADLIPRFYNATDGYIYIDEIDIKQFEINSLRRKIAVVSQDTFIFNTNVWQNISYGTPEATNEEIQEAAKLANALEFILEMPEGFDTQLGDRGVRLSGGQRQRIAIARALLRNPEILILDEATSALDSLSERLIQDSLEKLSVGKTVIAIAHRLSTISKADKVVVLEQGRIVEQGKYQELLEQKGKLWKYHQMQYELRQPD, encoded by the coding sequence ATGAATTTCCAGTTTCTTCAACCACTCAATAATCTGCTCAAAGCTAGCAGCTTTTGGCAGGACAACTATTTGATATTGCGAGAATTTAAACACTTTCGTAAAATTGCAATTTTAGCTCTGGTTTTCTCTATTTTGGCGGCTACCTTTGAAGGTGTAAGTATTGGTTTTTTACTTTCCTTCTTGCAAAGCTTAACTAGCCCCAATGCTCAACCCGTCCAAACAGGAATAGAATGGTTCGATCTTTGGATTTTGGGAGCCAAGACATCAGCAATTAATCGTTTATATCGCGTATCTTTGCTGATTTTATTGAGTACTTGGTTACGTGCTACCTTCAATTATTTTTCTCAAGTCTATACTGAATTATCTCAACTACATCTTGCCGATCGCTTACGCAAGCAAATTTTTGAACAGTTACAATCATTATCACTAAGTTACTTCAGTAAAACTCGTTCTGGCGAACTAATTAACACAATTACTACAGAGATTGAAAGGATCAGACAAGGTTTTAGTGGCGGAGCTTTTTTAGTAACTAGAGGACTAACAACCTTTGTCTACTTAATATCAATGTTTTTGATCTCATGGCAATTGACGATAATCTCAGCATTGCTATTTACACTTTTAGGTGTGGGGTTGTCAAATCTGAATGCTAGAGTCAGGGAATCGAGTTTTGGCATGACAACTGCTAATGCTAATTTTACATCAACAGCCATAGAATTTATTAATGGTATCCGCACTGTTCATTCTTGTGGTACTCAAGAATTTGAGCGTCAGCGTTACTATAAAGCTAGCGATAAGGTAATAAGTAGTACAACAAAAGTTGTATTTACCTGGACACTTGTGAAGCCAATTGCCGAAGCAGTAGCGACTACGGTATTGATCGGAATGATTATTTTGGCATTCACTAGTCTTGTCACTAATGGAACGCTACAAGTTGCTTCTTTGCTAACCTTTTTCTTTGTACTATTTCGCTTTATCCCATTTGTTCAAGATATTAATGGCACGAGAGCATATCTTAGTACTTTACATGGTTCAGCAGACAATATTAAAAATCTGTTGAAAAGTGATGAAAAATATTACTTTCAAAATGGCAGAGTTCAGTTTAAGGGATTAAACAGATCAATAGATTTAGTATCTGTGGATTTTGGCTATGATGATGAAAATCTAGTGCTGCATAATATTACCCTGACCATTGAAAAGGGAAAGATGACAGCATTAGTCGGATCGTCTGGTGCTGGTAAAACAACTCTTGCTGATTTGATTCCCCGATTTTATAATGCTACAGATGGATATATTTACATTGATGAAATCGATATCAAGCAGTTTGAAATTAACTCTCTCCGTCGCAAAATAGCTGTTGTCAGTCAAGATACCTTCATCTTCAATACTAATGTTTGGCAGAATATTTCTTACGGCACTCCAGAGGCGACGAATGAGGAAATTCAAGAAGCCGCTAAACTAGCGAACGCACTAGAATTTATTTTAGAAATGCCCGAAGGTTTTGATACCCAATTAGGAGATCGGGGTGTTAGATTATCTGGAGGACAAAGACAGCGAATTGCTATTGCACGCGCTCTACTACGGAACCCAGAAATTTTGATTTTGGATGAAGCAACTAGTGCCTTAGATTCGTTATCTGAGCGCTTAATTCAAGATTCATTAGAAAAGCTATCTGTGGGTAAAACAGTAATTGCGATCGCTCATCGCCTTTCTACTATTTCTAAAGCAGATAAAGTTGTAGTTTTAGAACAGGGACGAATAGTAGAGCAAGGTAAGTATCAAGAATTATTGGAGCAAAAAGGCAAGCTTTGGAAATATCATCAAATGCAGTATGAACTAAGGCAGCCAGATTAG
- a CDS encoding glycosyltransferase family 4 protein, producing the protein MSQETFDKDLIYQCSSFGVGGSGGVETYLASLFEHRPPDVSDRVIKSLKNIDQSQFKLLHIHSPDLLLQLTGECPAIFSVHNHSFYCPSGTKYLAEQRTICDRNFSYLGCTWGKLVDKCGSRRPLRTIRELQTTHQFLDVLKRLKITFIANSEYVRQELIQNGVPSEQTITLHCGISIPETASSPLSLEVHQNNRILFAGRIVSDKGLEWLLKTLIHTDPKIQLDIAGEGWERPRLEKLASTLGLNKRITWHGWCDSDQLDKLYQQCFAVIFPSVWPEPAGLVTLEAYSRCRPVIGSAVGGIPEHLLDGETGILVPSNNIQKLADAINELSRDYQKSRYMGEQGHSLLMKEFTMAAHVNNLRTIYAKTIAESPSQANKLYSISPVK; encoded by the coding sequence ATGTCTCAGGAAACCTTTGACAAAGACCTAATTTATCAATGTTCAAGTTTCGGTGTCGGTGGGAGTGGAGGTGTTGAAACTTATTTAGCCTCTCTATTTGAACATCGACCACCTGATGTTAGCGATCGCGTGATAAAATCACTTAAAAATATCGATCAAAGCCAGTTTAAACTGCTGCACATCCACAGTCCAGATTTGCTATTGCAGCTTACAGGCGAATGTCCTGCTATCTTCAGCGTTCATAATCACTCATTCTACTGTCCTAGCGGCACAAAGTATTTAGCAGAGCAACGGACAATCTGCGATCGCAACTTCTCTTACTTAGGATGTACCTGGGGTAAATTAGTCGATAAATGTGGTAGCCGTAGACCTTTAAGAACTATTAGAGAACTTCAAACCACTCATCAGTTTTTAGATGTCTTAAAAAGGCTAAAAATTACTTTCATTGCTAATAGCGAATATGTCCGACAAGAGTTAATTCAAAATGGTGTACCTTCTGAACAAACTATAACGCTACACTGTGGAATCTCTATACCAGAAACAGCAAGTTCACCCCTAAGTTTGGAAGTGCATCAAAATAATCGAATTTTATTTGCTGGACGAATTGTTTCTGATAAAGGTCTGGAATGGTTACTCAAAACCTTAATACATACAGACCCGAAAATTCAACTTGATATTGCAGGTGAAGGTTGGGAACGACCACGGTTAGAAAAGTTAGCAAGCACACTCGGATTGAATAAGCGAATCACTTGGCATGGTTGGTGCGATTCGGATCAATTAGATAAACTTTATCAACAGTGTTTTGCAGTCATCTTTCCCAGTGTTTGGCCTGAACCTGCTGGTCTTGTAACTCTGGAAGCATACTCTCGTTGTCGACCTGTCATTGGTAGTGCAGTCGGAGGAATTCCAGAACATTTACTAGATGGAGAAACGGGTATTCTTGTTCCAAGCAATAATATCCAAAAGCTTGCTGATGCTATTAATGAATTGTCTAGAGATTATCAAAAAAGCCGATACATGGGTGAGCAAGGTCATAGTTTATTGATGAAGGAATTTACAATGGCTGCTCATGTAAATAATCTCCGAACAATTTATGCAAAAACAATAGCTGAATCTCCTTCTCAAGCCAACAAACTATATAGTATCTCTCCAGTTAAATAA
- a CDS encoding glycosyltransferase family 2 protein has protein sequence MSLDQECQQPLVSVVIPTYNRPHYLKQAIASAIKQTYQNIEIIISDNCSSENPQAIVASFGDSRIKFWQHPQNVGMLANQQYGFNMAQGKYVASLHDDDIWHEDFLAKLVPPLEANSNLILAFCDQYIIDANGIINHAGTEENTRAYKRDKLAKGIYKPFSKIGLVDKSIPTAASCLIRNNLVDWYSIPSEVAGMWDLYLTYLFCISGYGAYYCPERLTQYRAHEQTDTMLSGSRDVQAKIRKAKSEMFCYQVFMEDPRLQEFRTHFQQKWLEANTTLGIGLLRSEQIAAARPYFWQALNQQKFNVRTMAALSLSFTPRFLASKLIGISK, from the coding sequence ATGTCATTAGATCAAGAATGTCAACAACCTTTAGTCAGCGTTGTTATCCCCACCTATAATCGACCACACTATCTCAAGCAAGCGATCGCAAGTGCGATAAAACAAACTTATCAAAATATTGAAATTATTATTTCTGATAATTGTAGTTCCGAAAATCCCCAAGCAATTGTTGCATCTTTTGGTGATTCACGCATTAAATTTTGGCAGCATCCGCAAAATGTGGGGATGTTAGCTAATCAGCAGTATGGTTTCAATATGGCGCAAGGTAAATATGTTGCTAGTCTCCATGACGATGATATTTGGCATGAAGACTTTTTAGCAAAGCTTGTACCACCACTAGAAGCCAATTCTAATTTAATTCTCGCTTTTTGTGACCAATATATAATAGATGCTAATGGCATAATTAATCATGCTGGTACTGAAGAAAACACACGCGCTTACAAGCGAGATAAACTAGCAAAAGGAATTTATAAACCTTTTTCCAAAATTGGGTTAGTAGATAAAAGTATACCTACTGCTGCATCTTGCTTGATTCGCAATAATTTGGTGGATTGGTATAGTATTCCCTCAGAAGTTGCTGGGATGTGGGATTTATATTTAACCTATCTATTTTGTATATCTGGTTATGGCGCTTACTATTGTCCAGAAAGATTGACGCAGTATCGTGCCCATGAACAAACTGATACTATGCTCAGTGGTAGTCGAGATGTACAAGCAAAAATTCGCAAAGCGAAAAGCGAAATGTTTTGCTATCAAGTATTTATGGAAGATCCTCGGTTACAGGAATTTAGAACTCATTTTCAACAGAAATGGTTAGAAGCTAATACTACCTTGGGAATTGGTTTGCTACGAAGTGAACAGATAGCCGCAGCACGTCCTTATTTTTGGCAAGCGCTGAATCAACAAAAGTTTAATGTGCGAACTATGGCAGCACTTAGTCTTAGTTTTACGCCGCGATTTTTAGCAAGTAAGTTAATAGGAATATCGAAATAA
- a CDS encoding glycosyltransferase family 4 protein produces MKLCIVTHKIKKGDGQGRVNYEVAKEAIRRGHHLTLLASEVAPELEENNQVNWIKIPVKGYPTEFVRNFIFAQKSADWLRKHRSEIDLVKVNGAINLAAADVNAVHFVHSSWLRSPVHISRNRRDLYGFYQWLFTAFNARWEKQAFQKAQVVVAVSEKVAQELVNIGVPRSRIKVIVNGVDLEEFTPGESDRQKLSLPENVSLALFAGDIRTPRKNLDTVLHALVKVPDLHLAVVGHIEGSPFPQLAASLGLSDRVHFVGFRRDIPEIMRSVDLFIFPSRYEACSLVLLEALSSGLPVITATATGGAELVTPECGIVLTDSNDIEALAVAMMSLVSVDMLMQQMSQAARSVAEQHSWTTMAQTYVDLFEELSKNAEHRSYTDLSPSTRPLTLPFGATEAN; encoded by the coding sequence ATGAAACTTTGTATTGTTACTCATAAAATCAAAAAAGGTGATGGTCAGGGACGGGTAAACTATGAGGTTGCTAAGGAAGCAATACGTCGTGGTCATCACTTGACATTATTAGCTAGTGAAGTCGCACCAGAACTAGAAGAGAATAACCAAGTTAATTGGATTAAAATTCCAGTTAAAGGTTATCCTACAGAATTTGTACGTAATTTCATCTTTGCCCAAAAAAGTGCAGATTGGTTGCGTAAACATCGCTCTGAGATTGATTTAGTTAAAGTCAATGGAGCAATTAATCTGGCTGCGGCTGATGTAAATGCTGTACATTTTGTCCACAGTTCATGGTTGCGATCGCCTGTCCATATTTCTCGCAATCGCCGCGATTTATATGGTTTTTACCAGTGGCTATTTACGGCTTTTAATGCCCGTTGGGAAAAACAAGCTTTCCAAAAAGCACAGGTTGTGGTGGCTGTATCCGAAAAGGTAGCTCAAGAATTAGTCAACATTGGTGTACCACGTTCTCGAATTAAAGTAATTGTCAATGGTGTTGACTTAGAAGAGTTTACCCCTGGTGAAAGCGATCGCCAAAAATTAAGTTTACCGGAGAATGTCTCCTTAGCCCTGTTCGCTGGAGACATCCGCACACCCAGAAAGAATTTAGATACAGTACTACACGCCTTGGTGAAAGTTCCCGATTTACATTTGGCGGTAGTAGGTCATATCGAAGGTAGTCCCTTCCCACAACTAGCGGCATCCTTGGGGTTAAGCGATCGCGTGCATTTTGTCGGATTTCGCCGTGATATCCCCGAAATTATGCGGTCAGTAGATTTATTTATTTTTCCTTCCCGATATGAAGCTTGTAGCCTCGTATTGTTAGAAGCACTTTCTTCAGGACTACCAGTAATTACTGCCACAGCTACCGGGGGTGCAGAGTTGGTGACACCAGAATGTGGCATCGTTTTAACCGACTCAAATGATATCGAAGCTTTAGCTGTGGCGATGATGTCCTTGGTAAGTGTAGATATGCTCATGCAGCAAATGAGTCAAGCTGCTCGTTCTGTGGCAGAACAGCACAGCTGGACTACTATGGCACAAACTTATGTGGATTTATTCGAGGAGTTAAGCAAGAATGCGGAACACCGTTCTTATACCGACTTATCGCCGTCCACAAGACCTCTCACGCTGCCTTTTGGCGCTACAGAAGCAAACTAA
- a CDS encoding glycosyltransferase family 2 protein, with amino-acid sequence MRNTVLIPTYRRPQDLSRCLLALQKQTKPVDQVIVVVRDTDVETWQFLAQYTAHNLPLHTVKVTQQGVVAALNAGLAAVEGDIVSITDDDAAPHPDWLERIAAYFTCDRRLGGLGGRDWIYHGSKLEDESRPVVGQLQWFGRVIGNHHLGVGEPREVDILKGVNMSFRTQAIGQLRFDERMRGTGAQVHFEMAFTLALKRAGWKIIYDPSVAVDHYPAQRFDEDQRNNFNEIAFINLVHNETLVLLEHLPFIRRIAFLFWAVFVGTCDSLGLVQWLRFLPSQGQLAGKKLLASWRGRWQGYKQFKIQNSQFRMRQSLE; translated from the coding sequence ATGCGGAACACCGTTCTTATACCGACTTATCGCCGTCCACAAGACCTCTCACGCTGCCTTTTGGCGCTACAGAAGCAAACTAAACCAGTCGATCAGGTGATAGTGGTTGTCCGCGATACGGATGTAGAAACTTGGCAATTTCTGGCTCAATACACAGCGCACAACTTGCCACTGCATACCGTGAAAGTGACACAACAGGGGGTAGTAGCAGCTCTCAACGCCGGATTAGCAGCAGTGGAGGGCGATATTGTTTCCATTACTGATGATGATGCCGCGCCCCACCCGGATTGGTTAGAGCGGATTGCGGCTTACTTTACCTGTGATCGTCGCCTCGGCGGACTGGGAGGGCGTGATTGGATATACCACGGCAGCAAATTAGAAGACGAATCCCGCCCAGTAGTGGGACAGTTGCAGTGGTTTGGGCGAGTCATTGGCAACCATCACCTGGGAGTGGGAGAACCCCGCGAAGTCGATATTCTCAAGGGCGTGAACATGAGTTTTCGTACCCAAGCGATTGGACAACTGCGCTTTGATGAGCGGATGCGCGGTACTGGAGCGCAAGTACACTTTGAAATGGCATTCACCTTGGCATTAAAGCGGGCTGGTTGGAAGATAATTTACGATCCTAGCGTTGCTGTAGATCATTATCCAGCCCAACGTTTTGACGAAGATCAGCGAAATAACTTTAATGAAATTGCCTTTATTAATTTAGTCCATAATGAAACCTTAGTTTTACTAGAGCATTTACCATTTATCCGCCGGATTGCATTTTTGTTCTGGGCAGTATTTGTGGGTACATGCGATAGTTTGGGCTTAGTACAATGGCTGAGATTTTTACCTAGCCAAGGGCAGTTGGCAGGGAAAAAGTTATTAGCATCTTGGCGTGGGCGTTGGCAAGGATATAAACAATTCAAAATTCAGAATTCGCAATTCAGAATGAGGCAGAGCCTCGAATGA
- a CDS encoding O-antigen ligase domain-containing protein gives MNSKQILFNSFLQENYSPEERSLQGWMAIAGFILLTVVCYFGGVTAALRLIYPATALVVALFLYLRHPILYIGFTWWIWFLTPLATRLVDYRVGWDASRQMLIAPYLVVFITIATFLRHFPRASRQGGLPFVLAFIGVFYGFLIGLIYNAPIPVARGLMDWLSPIIFAFHLFINWRDYPTYRQNIQRTFLWSVLILGTYGVYQFVVAPEWDRYWLIQSKLFMSSGNPVPFGMRVWSTLHSVGPFGSVMQAGLLLLFTSSGNLIFPASAVGYLSFLLTQARTNWGGWLFGIIMIMGSVRARIQMRLITIIVVMAICVVPLTTIEPIAGVVAARFETFSNIQEDGSFKDRSGTYDRNLGLALSNALGNGLGNIWKVNEKTGQIEVVVIDSGILDMFFTLGWFGGIFYMGGLIFLIISVSSYGEGRFDSFVSAARAIGISSASQLVIGSGMLSVSGMILWGFLAMAMAGHKYYSNPQMFSNIPNFSKKSRIS, from the coding sequence ATGAATTCTAAGCAGATACTTTTCAATAGTTTTTTACAAGAAAACTATTCTCCCGAAGAGCGATCGCTACAGGGTTGGATGGCGATCGCAGGCTTTATATTACTAACTGTAGTTTGCTATTTTGGTGGTGTTACTGCCGCATTGCGCCTAATTTACCCGGCGACAGCTTTAGTAGTAGCTTTATTTTTATACTTGCGGCATCCCATTCTCTACATTGGCTTTACTTGGTGGATTTGGTTTCTCACGCCCTTAGCTACTCGCTTAGTTGACTATCGGGTAGGGTGGGATGCTAGCCGTCAAATGCTCATAGCACCCTATTTAGTGGTGTTTATTACCATAGCAACATTTTTGCGACACTTTCCCCGCGCTTCTCGCCAAGGGGGTTTGCCGTTTGTTTTGGCTTTTATCGGAGTGTTTTATGGCTTTCTCATCGGTCTTATTTACAACGCACCTATCCCTGTAGCACGCGGATTGATGGATTGGCTCAGTCCGATTATTTTCGCTTTTCACTTATTTATCAACTGGCGAGATTATCCCACCTATCGCCAGAATATTCAGCGAACATTTCTCTGGTCTGTGTTGATTTTAGGAACTTATGGCGTATATCAATTTGTGGTAGCTCCTGAGTGGGATAGGTACTGGCTCATACAATCAAAATTATTCATGAGTTCGGGAAACCCTGTACCTTTCGGGATGCGCGTCTGGAGTACATTACACTCAGTCGGCCCCTTTGGTTCGGTTATGCAAGCTGGGTTACTGTTGTTATTTACCAGTTCAGGAAACTTAATTTTTCCGGCTTCAGCTGTTGGTTACTTATCTTTTCTATTAACACAAGCACGTACTAATTGGGGAGGCTGGTTATTTGGAATAATTATGATTATGGGTTCAGTCAGAGCCAGAATTCAAATGCGCTTAATTACCATAATTGTGGTTATGGCTATTTGTGTTGTGCCATTGACAACTATCGAACCAATTGCTGGGGTGGTAGCAGCACGTTTTGAAACTTTTTCTAATATTCAAGAAGATGGCAGCTTTAAAGATAGATCGGGAACTTACGACAGAAATCTTGGTTTAGCCCTTTCTAATGCTCTAGGTAATGGCTTAGGAAATATTTGGAAGGTCAACGAAAAAACTGGTCAAATTGAAGTAGTGGTCATCGATAGTGGCATTTTAGATATGTTTTTCACCCTTGGTTGGTTTGGAGGCATATTTTATATGGGTGGATTAATCTTTTTGATTATTAGTGTTAGCAGCTATGGTGAAGGTCGTTTCGATAGTTTTGTCAGTGCTGCCCGCGCCATTGGGATCAGTTCTGCTTCACAGTTAGTTATCGGTAGCGGGATGTTGAGTGTGTCAGGGATGATTCTTTGGGGATTTTTAGCTATGGCTATGGCAGGACATAAATACTATAGCAATCCTCAGATGTTCTCCAATATTCCTAACTTTTCTAAGAAATCGAGAATCTCATAA
- a CDS encoding glycosyltransferase family 4 protein yields the protein MMKVIIVMPLAEQRGGGEMMLWDLVQQGRNAGVEWLVIFLENGPMVEQVKSLGIDARVVESGRLRQIHRFIGAVLRIAAIARRERADIIVNWMWITHISGGLAAMLAGLPAVWYQLEVPSDKTWLVRLATLIPARAIITLSQDGKQAQAEIWPHRPTPLVYPGVALDRFEPNALPTPEEARRKLGLPLHGPLIGIVGRLQRWKGMHVLVQAMPKILQKYPDAHCVVVGGKHDLEPDYEDFLKGEITALGLKDQVIMAGLQRNIPEWVQAMDVFVHASDNEPFGIVIIEAMALGKPVIAGSAGGLTEIITDGMNGLLTPYGDADKLAIAILRYLDEQEFARSAGIAARERALDFSTQNYAQNFISAIRSVMPSSLSQKF from the coding sequence ATGATGAAAGTAATTATTGTTATGCCACTAGCCGAGCAACGAGGCGGTGGTGAAATGATGCTTTGGGATTTGGTGCAGCAGGGACGTAATGCTGGTGTTGAGTGGTTGGTGATATTTTTAGAAAACGGCCCGATGGTCGAACAAGTAAAGTCTCTGGGTATTGATGCGCGAGTTGTAGAAAGTGGACGTTTACGCCAAATCCACCGTTTTATTGGCGCTGTTTTGCGGATAGCTGCGATCGCTCGCCGCGAACGTGCAGATATAATTGTCAATTGGATGTGGATTACGCATATATCTGGAGGTTTGGCGGCAATGTTGGCTGGCTTGCCTGCTGTGTGGTATCAACTAGAAGTACCTAGCGATAAAACTTGGTTGGTACGACTGGCAACTTTAATTCCAGCGCGGGCAATTATTACCCTTTCGCAAGATGGCAAGCAAGCACAGGCAGAGATTTGGCCCCACAGACCAACACCTTTGGTTTATCCTGGTGTCGCATTAGACCGATTTGAGCCGAATGCTTTACCAACTCCAGAAGAAGCACGGCGAAAACTGGGCTTACCCTTACACGGGCCTTTGATTGGAATTGTGGGACGATTGCAACGATGGAAGGGAATGCACGTATTGGTGCAAGCAATGCCCAAAATTTTACAGAAGTATCCCGATGCCCATTGTGTAGTGGTTGGCGGTAAGCACGATTTGGAACCAGATTATGAGGACTTCTTAAAAGGTGAAATCACCGCTTTGGGCTTGAAAGACCAAGTAATTATGGCTGGACTACAGCGCAATATCCCGGAATGGGTGCAGGCGATGGATGTATTTGTTCATGCGTCGGATAATGAGCCGTTTGGGATTGTGATTATTGAGGCGATGGCGCTGGGTAAACCTGTAATTGCTGGCAGTGCAGGCGGCCTGACAGAGATTATCACCGATGGCATGAATGGACTATTAACACCTTACGGCGATGCGGATAAATTAGCGATCGCAATTCTCCGCTATCTTGACGAGCAAGAATTTGCCCGAAGTGCGGGAATAGCTGCACGAGAACGCGCCCTCGATTTCTCAACGCAGAATTATGCCCAAAATTTTATTAGTGCAATTCGCTCTGTAATGCCTAGTAGTCTGTCCCAAAAGTTTTGA